The Clostridium cagae genome has a segment encoding these proteins:
- a CDS encoding putative polysaccharide biosynthesis protein — translation MKKQSLIKGSLILGVAGILTRFLGLFFRWPLIMLIGDEGIGYYQMSYPLYMFFVAIASGIPIAISKMISENNAIDDINGIFEIMKESAILMAILGTGTTLALFFFAKPIINFLKWDPKAYYSLIGISFAPIIISFITIFRGFFQGLQNMSPSATSQLIEQIGRIIFGVGLAVILLPRGIEYSAGGAAFGATAGAIMAGIYLFSKYKKIKKEYGIKKVKTNPDVLSDILRIAIPISLGATVGSIMGLIDSIVVPQKLLEAGLTNMQSTVLYAQLTGKASVIVNVPLTLSMALCISLIPIIAENFILKNHVEVKRKINMSMKMSAVIAIPCMFGIFFLAEPIMRLIFPGRFAGAGILKYLSLSIPFIILTQTTTSILQGTDNYIIPVINLFIGCFIKGILTWILVPMKAFNIYGAVIASIIAYLVSSILNLIAMKWKLKIKLNVYEILIKPAYASTLMMILVLISYNYIYKSTTSNGISCLISIFLGIIVYIILIMLLRVFKIEEIKSRFRRN, via the coding sequence ATGAAAAAACAATCCTTGATAAAAGGAAGTTTAATTCTTGGAGTTGCAGGAATCCTTACAAGATTTTTAGGGCTATTCTTTAGATGGCCATTAATAATGTTAATTGGAGATGAAGGAATAGGCTACTATCAAATGTCATATCCATTATATATGTTTTTTGTAGCAATAGCATCAGGAATTCCTATAGCAATATCAAAAATGATTTCTGAAAATAATGCAATAGATGATATAAATGGAATTTTTGAAATCATGAAAGAATCAGCAATATTAATGGCTATTTTAGGGACAGGCACAACCCTTGCATTGTTTTTCTTTGCAAAACCTATTATTAATTTTTTGAAATGGGATCCCAAGGCTTATTATTCTCTTATAGGAATCTCTTTTGCACCTATTATAATATCCTTTATAACCATTTTTAGAGGTTTCTTTCAGGGATTACAGAATATGTCCCCATCAGCTACATCACAGTTGATAGAGCAAATTGGGAGAATTATATTTGGTGTAGGCTTGGCAGTAATACTATTACCTAGAGGAATAGAGTATTCTGCTGGTGGAGCTGCTTTTGGAGCAACAGCAGGCGCTATAATGGCAGGTATATATTTATTTAGTAAATACAAAAAAATTAAAAAAGAATATGGAATAAAAAAAGTAAAAACTAATCCAGATGTTTTAAGTGATATATTAAGAATAGCAATTCCAATATCATTAGGTGCAACAGTTGGGAGTATAATGGGACTTATAGATTCAATTGTAGTACCACAAAAGTTATTAGAAGCAGGTTTAACTAATATGCAAAGTACTGTTTTATATGCTCAATTGACAGGAAAGGCATCTGTAATAGTTAATGTACCATTAACTTTATCAATGGCATTATGCATATCTTTAATACCTATTATTGCAGAAAACTTTATTCTTAAGAATCATGTTGAAGTAAAAAGAAAAATAAATATGTCTATGAAAATGTCAGCTGTAATAGCTATACCTTGTATGTTTGGGATATTCTTTTTAGCTGAACCTATTATGAGGCTTATATTTCCAGGAAGATTTGCAGGAGCAGGAATATTAAAATATCTATCTTTATCAATTCCTTTTATAATTTTAACTCAAACTACAACGTCTATTTTACAAGGAACAGATAATTATATAATACCAGTAATCAATTTGTTTATAGGTTGCTTTATAAAGGGCATTTTAACATGGATTTTAGTGCCTATGAAAGCTTTTAATATTTATGGTGCAGTAATTGCTAGTATAATTGCATACTTAGTTTCTTCTATATTGAATCTGATAGCGATGAAGTGGAAATTGAAAATTAAGCTTAATGTATATGAAATATTAATAAAACCAGCATACGCATCAACTTTAATGATGATATTAGTATTAATAAGCTATAATTATATTTATAAAAGTACAACAAGTAATGGTATATCTTGCTTAATATCTATATTTTTAGGTATTATAGTGTATATAATATTAATAATGTTACTTAGAGTATTTAAAATAGAAGAAATAAAAAGTAGATTTAGAAGAAACTAA
- the spoVT gene encoding stage V sporulation protein T produces the protein MKATGIVRRIDDLGRVVIPKEIRRTLRIREGDPLEIFTDREGGVILKKYSPIGELTDFSREYAESLQQAIGHVVLIADKDAFISASGTPKKDYIERKISSELEEIMDGRKTVMLDKSQKVVIPLHNDDDESKYVNQVISPILSEGDAIGTVIILSKEDGETLGEVELKLAETAATFLGKQMEQ, from the coding sequence ATGAAGGCAACAGGCATTGTTAGAAGAATTGATGATTTAGGAAGAGTAGTAATTCCAAAGGAAATAAGAAGAACTTTAAGGATAAGAGAAGGGGATCCACTTGAAATATTTACAGATAGAGAAGGAGGAGTAATATTAAAGAAATATTCTCCAATAGGTGAATTAACTGACTTCTCAAGAGAATATGCTGAAAGCTTACAACAAGCTATAGGTCATGTAGTATTAATAGCAGATAAAGATGCATTTATTTCAGCTAGTGGAACACCTAAGAAAGATTACATAGAAAGAAAAATAAGCTCAGAGTTAGAAGAAATTATGGATGGAAGAAAAACAGTAATGTTAGATAAAAGTCAAAAAGTTGTTATTCCATTACATAATGATGATGATGAAAGCAAATATGTAAATCAAGTTATTTCTCCAATATTATCAGAAGGAGATGCTATAGGCACAGTAATTATCTTATCTAAAGAAGATGGAGAAACATTAGGAGAAGTAGAATTAAAATTAGCAGAAACAGCAGCAACATTTTTAGGAAAACAAATGGAACAATAG
- a CDS encoding peptidylprolyl isomerase — protein MNKIKKIVASVVVATLAFSIVGCKMIEKTPESIKNTVLATVGKEKITQGDLDRDLKSITESLKQKYGENYESNADIKDQLKELKTQYLNAIVNEKVILAKSTELNLRPNDEELNKEVDEAVNYYKTAYQTEEQYNAFLEQNGFTEDEFKEYQKNQAVVRYVYQDMVKDVEVNDDDIQKYYDENKETQFSTPGEIDFDKSLQQANEIKSQLDGGANFSEVAKEKSQDPGTKDNGGSLGFIEYSSTKYVKEFMDGFKDLKEGEISQPIKSQFGYHIIKVTGVKDDGAEVAHILVADKGEGTVTPLEDVKEDIRGQLLQKKQSDVFNEKIEEWKKDVGVKIHDKNL, from the coding sequence TTGAATAAAATAAAGAAAATTGTTGCGTCTGTAGTAGTAGCTACACTTGCATTTTCAATTGTTGGTTGTAAGATGATTGAAAAGACACCAGAATCTATAAAAAATACAGTTCTTGCAACAGTAGGAAAAGAAAAAATAACCCAAGGCGATTTAGATAGAGACTTAAAATCAATTACAGAATCTCTAAAACAAAAATATGGAGAAAATTATGAAAGTAATGCTGATATAAAAGATCAATTAAAGGAATTAAAAACTCAATATCTAAATGCTATAGTTAATGAAAAAGTAATATTAGCTAAATCAACAGAATTAAATTTAAGACCTAATGATGAGGAATTAAATAAGGAAGTAGATGAAGCAGTAAATTATTATAAAACTGCTTATCAAACAGAAGAACAATACAATGCTTTCTTAGAACAAAATGGATTTACAGAAGATGAGTTTAAAGAATATCAAAAGAATCAAGCAGTAGTGAGATATGTATATCAAGACATGGTTAAGGATGTAGAAGTTAATGATGATGATATACAAAAATATTACGATGAAAATAAGGAGACTCAATTCTCAACTCCAGGAGAAATTGATTTTGATAAATCTTTACAACAAGCTAATGAAATAAAAAGTCAATTAGATGGCGGAGCAAATTTTTCAGAAGTTGCTAAGGAAAAATCACAAGATCCAGGTACTAAAGACAACGGTGGTTCTTTAGGATTTATAGAATATTCATCAACTAAATATGTTAAAGAATTTATGGATGGATTTAAAGATTTAAAAGAAGGCGAAATTTCACAACCAATAAAGAGTCAATTTGGTTATCATATAATTAAAGTAACTGGTGTAAAAGATGATGGTGCAGAAGTTGCTCACATCTTAGTTGCAGATAAAGGTGAAGGTACAGTAACACCTTTAGAAGACGTTAAAGAAGATATTAGAGGTCAATTATTACAAAAGAAACAAAGTGATGTATTTAACGAAAAGATAGAAGAATGGAAAAAAGATGTTGGCGTAAAAATACACGATAAAAATTTATAA
- the mfd gene encoding transcription-repair coupling factor, with translation MRLKGLLEPLETGIELQKILKSINEKTYPVGIYGLSDSGRSYMIDGIFENIEKSIVIVTQSDMEAKNLYEDLILYTNEVYYFPVKETVFYNIDAISGDLRWARLNVINEILNNKNKKIVITSVDCFMATYAPHKLFVKYSMTIKQGAEINFNEMSSKLIESGYERVEIVESKGQFSIRGGILDIFPTCSTYPYRVELFGDEVESIRTFNSESQRSIDKVKSFKVFPAKEIIVSQESMTKAKESILNEFKEISLDNKEKERIEKLEKVVKSNIESLEENLTFETIDSYLPYFYEEVESFFDYFKNYLFIMNDVKRCKGKLESSYLEFAENFTSFLERGDILPGQEKLLIKEHDTLDKFEESNILFFETLNNTEKFLRPFTSIELKQTTLSNYQGQLDILIEDILDKKSKGYKTVILSGTKVRGERLVDTLRDRGVESSYKDNIEEIQFGEVIITCGNQLKGFEYPEYKVCVISDKEVFGEAKRKLKQKSKKKKGISKIKSFNELKPGDYVVHVNHGIGVYKGIKQIDVSGHKRDYLDIVYDKGDKLYVPVEQLDLIQKYIGSEGKSPKVTKLGGAEWQKAKAKVRKSINDIAEDLVKLYATRSTIKGHKFSKDTQWQRQFEDEFPFEETPDQLTSLEEIKKDMESDKVMDRLLCGDVGYGKTEVALRAAFKAVMDGKQVALLVPTTILAEQHYKNMKKRFSDFPIKIDMVSRFRTAKEQKVTIQRLKEGNVDILVGTHKLVSKDIQFKDLGLLIVDEEQRFGVSQKEKIKNIKKNVDVLTLSATPIPRTLHMSLTGARDISVIETPPEERYPVQTYVVEQNDQLIRDAILREIGRGGQVYFVYNRVEDINEMARYVQELVPESKVSVTHGQMTERQLEKEMISFMDQESNVLVCTTIIETGIDIPNVNTIIVYNSDKMGLSQLYQLRGRVGRSNRIAYAYLLYTKDKVLTEVAEKRLKALKDFTELGSGFKIAMRDLEIRGAGNIMGSSQHGHMASVGYDLYCRMLEDTIKLIKGDISKEPIETTVEIKIDAFISENYIEDEIQKIEIYKKIAAIEDIEDYNDIKEELEDRYSKIPEPVHNLMDIAYIKSIAKKLFIEEIKEMPKEIRFRFASGEDEYKKLFKILMENYKENIILKFGTEPYFSFKTQDMKKEDKLEFLKEILEKLES, from the coding sequence ATGAGATTAAAAGGGTTATTAGAGCCCTTAGAAACTGGTATTGAGTTACAAAAAATATTAAAATCTATTAATGAAAAAACTTATCCAGTAGGTATATATGGGTTATCAGATTCAGGAAGATCTTATATGATAGATGGAATATTTGAAAATATTGAAAAATCTATTGTTATTGTTACTCAAAGTGATATGGAAGCTAAGAATCTTTATGAAGACCTAATTTTATATACTAATGAAGTATATTATTTTCCAGTAAAAGAAACGGTTTTTTATAATATAGATGCTATATCAGGTGATTTAAGATGGGCAAGATTAAATGTAATAAATGAGATATTAAATAATAAAAATAAAAAGATAGTAATAACGTCTGTAGATTGTTTTATGGCAACTTATGCTCCGCATAAATTATTTGTTAAATATAGTATGACTATAAAACAAGGTGCTGAGATTAATTTTAATGAAATGTCTTCAAAATTAATTGAAAGTGGGTATGAAAGAGTAGAAATAGTTGAATCAAAGGGTCAATTTTCTATAAGAGGAGGAATATTAGATATATTCCCAACATGTTCAACTTATCCTTATAGAGTTGAACTTTTTGGAGATGAGGTAGAATCTATTAGAACTTTTAATTCTGAATCTCAAAGAAGTATAGATAAAGTTAAATCTTTTAAAGTGTTTCCTGCAAAAGAGATAATAGTATCTCAAGAATCAATGACTAAAGCAAAAGAATCAATTTTAAATGAATTTAAGGAAATTTCTTTAGATAATAAGGAAAAAGAAAGAATAGAGAAATTAGAAAAAGTAGTTAAATCTAATATAGAGTCACTCGAAGAAAATTTAACATTTGAAACTATAGATAGTTATTTACCTTATTTTTATGAAGAAGTAGAAAGTTTTTTTGATTATTTTAAAAATTATTTATTTATAATGAATGATGTTAAACGATGTAAAGGTAAACTAGAATCATCTTATTTAGAGTTTGCCGAAAACTTCACTTCATTTCTTGAAAGAGGAGATATACTTCCAGGTCAAGAAAAGTTATTAATTAAAGAACATGATACATTAGATAAATTTGAGGAATCAAATATACTTTTCTTTGAAACTTTAAATAATACAGAAAAATTTTTAAGACCTTTCACAAGTATAGAGTTAAAGCAAACAACGTTAAGCAATTATCAAGGTCAATTAGATATACTAATAGAAGACATCTTAGACAAAAAATCAAAGGGATATAAAACAGTAATATTATCTGGTACTAAAGTCAGAGGAGAAAGACTTGTAGACACCTTAAGAGATAGAGGAGTTGAAAGTTCTTATAAAGACAATATAGAGGAAATACAATTTGGAGAAGTTATAATAACTTGTGGTAACCAATTAAAGGGATTTGAATATCCAGAATACAAAGTGTGTGTTATATCAGATAAAGAAGTATTTGGTGAAGCAAAGAGAAAGCTAAAGCAAAAGAGTAAAAAGAAAAAGGGTATATCTAAAATAAAAAGCTTTAATGAATTGAAGCCAGGAGATTATGTAGTTCATGTAAATCATGGAATAGGAGTTTATAAGGGAATCAAACAGATAGATGTATCTGGTCATAAGAGAGACTATCTAGATATTGTATATGACAAAGGTGATAAACTATATGTTCCAGTAGAACAACTTGATTTAATTCAAAAATACATTGGTAGTGAGGGTAAATCTCCTAAAGTTACGAAACTTGGTGGAGCTGAATGGCAAAAGGCTAAGGCAAAAGTTAGAAAATCGATTAATGATATTGCAGAAGATTTAGTGAAGTTATATGCTACTAGATCTACAATAAAAGGTCATAAATTTAGTAAAGATACTCAATGGCAAAGACAATTTGAAGATGAATTTCCATTTGAAGAAACACCAGATCAATTAACTTCACTAGAAGAAATAAAGAAAGATATGGAATCTGATAAAGTTATGGATAGATTGCTTTGTGGTGATGTTGGATATGGAAAAACGGAAGTAGCATTAAGAGCTGCTTTTAAAGCTGTTATGGATGGGAAACAAGTAGCACTATTAGTTCCTACAACTATCTTGGCTGAACAACATTACAAAAATATGAAAAAAAGATTCTCTGATTTCCCAATAAAAATAGATATGGTAAGTAGATTTAGGACAGCTAAAGAACAAAAGGTTACAATACAAAGATTAAAAGAGGGAAATGTAGATATTTTAGTTGGTACTCATAAATTAGTATCAAAGGATATACAATTTAAGGATTTAGGATTGCTTATAGTAGATGAAGAACAAAGATTTGGAGTATCTCAAAAGGAAAAAATCAAAAATATAAAGAAAAATGTAGATGTTTTAACATTAAGTGCGACACCTATTCCTAGAACACTTCATATGTCATTAACTGGTGCTAGAGATATATCGGTAATAGAAACTCCACCAGAAGAAAGATATCCTGTTCAAACATATGTTGTAGAGCAAAATGACCAACTTATAAGAGATGCAATATTAAGAGAAATTGGTAGGGGTGGTCAAGTCTATTTTGTTTATAATAGAGTAGAAGATATAAATGAAATGGCTAGATATGTCCAAGAATTAGTGCCGGAGAGCAAGGTTTCGGTTACACATGGACAAATGACAGAAAGACAATTAGAAAAAGAAATGATTTCATTTATGGATCAAGAATCCAATGTTTTAGTTTGTACTACAATAATAGAAACTGGAATAGATATCCCTAATGTAAATACAATAATAGTTTATAATTCTGATAAGATGGGATTATCTCAACTTTATCAATTAAGGGGAAGAGTTGGTAGATCGAATAGAATTGCATATGCATATTTATTATATACTAAGGATAAAGTATTAACTGAAGTTGCAGAAAAGAGACTTAAAGCATTAAAAGATTTTACTGAATTAGGTTCAGGATTTAAAATAGCCATGAGAGACTTAGAAATAAGAGGTGCTGGAAACATTATGGGTTCATCTCAACATGGTCATATGGCATCTGTAGGTTACGATTTATATTGTAGAATGCTTGAAGATACTATTAAGTTAATTAAAGGTGATATATCTAAAGAACCTATTGAGACTACTGTAGAAATTAAAATTGATGCATTTATATCTGAAAATTATATTGAAGATGAAATTCAAAAAATAGAAATATATAAGAAAATAGCTGCTATAGAAGATATAGAAGATTATAATGATATAAAAGAAGAACTAGAGGATAGATATTCTAAAATACCTGAGCCAGTGCATAATTTAATGGATATAGCTTATATAAAAAGTATAGCTAAAAAGTTATTTATAGAAGAGATAAAAGAAATGCCAAAAGAAATAAGATTTAGATTTGCAAGTGGTGAAGATGAATATAAAAAGTTATTTAAGATACTTATGGAGAATTATAAAGAAAATATAATTCTTAAATTTGGAACTGAGCCATATTTTTCATTTAAAACACAAGATATGAAAAAAGAGGATAAATTAGAATTTTTAAAGGAAATTTTAGAAAAATTAGAATCTTAA
- the pth gene encoding aminoacyl-tRNA hydrolase, with translation MFLIVGLGNPGSKYDNTRHNIGFEVIDNISNEYNIDINRQKFRGVYGEGFIANNKVILLKPTTYMNLSGDSVREVANFYKISNENIVVIYDDISLDIGRLRIREKGSAGGHNGIKSIIANLSTDVFPRIKVGVGQPNIDLVNYVLGKFSKEEKEVLKESIEVATNSVEEIIKQDVNSAMNKFNGFKANKSI, from the coding sequence ATGTTTTTAATAGTTGGACTTGGAAACCCGGGAAGTAAATATGATAATACAAGACATAATATTGGATTTGAAGTTATTGATAACATTTCAAATGAGTATAATATTGATATAAATAGGCAAAAATTTAGAGGTGTATATGGTGAAGGATTTATAGCTAATAATAAGGTTATTTTATTGAAACCAACCACATATATGAATTTAAGTGGGGACAGCGTAAGAGAAGTAGCTAATTTTTATAAAATAAGTAATGAAAATATTGTAGTAATATATGATGATATAAGTTTAGATATAGGAAGACTAAGAATAAGAGAAAAAGGCAGTGCAGGAGGCCATAATGGTATAAAGAGCATAATAGCAAATTTATCAACGGATGTTTTCCCAAGGATTAAAGTGGGTGTTGGACAACCTAATATTGATTTAGTTAATTATGTTTTAGGAAAATTCTCAAAAGAAGAAAAAGAAGTATTAAAAGAAAGTATTGAAGTAGCAACAAATTCAGTTGAAGAAATAATAAAACAAGATGTAAATTCAGCTATGAACAAATTTAATGGATTCAAGGCTAATAAAAGTATTTAA
- a CDS encoding response regulator transcription factor, which yields MDKSFGKVLIINNDIYSNDLMDDYLRLSGYKTKIVLDGNDAKSVFLKYVPNIILLDLLTKNLNGMDFLKWIRKQSNIPIIVVTSNNCLFDKVLAFDIGADDYILKPFKAEELLARMKAIMRRCSIESNKTNIISISDLSVNLSNYEVLFKGNIINLPPKEFELLVFLINNPNKVFTRKELLDEIWGNDYKSDCRTIDVHIKRLREKFEPNENYKIITLWRKGYKFQIK from the coding sequence ATGGATAAATCTTTTGGAAAGGTTTTAATTATAAATAACGATATATATAGCAATGATTTAATGGATGATTATTTAAGATTATCAGGTTATAAAACTAAAATAGTGCTAGATGGAAATGATGCTAAAAGTGTATTTTTGAAATATGTCCCTAATATAATTTTGTTAGATTTACTTACAAAAAATCTTAATGGTATGGATTTTTTAAAATGGATAAGAAAACAAAGTAACATTCCTATTATAGTAGTTACAAGTAATAATTGTCTTTTTGATAAGGTTTTAGCATTTGATATAGGTGCGGATGATTATATTTTAAAGCCATTTAAAGCAGAAGAACTACTTGCTAGAATGAAAGCTATTATGAGAAGATGTAGCATAGAAAGTAATAAGACAAATATAATATCTATATCTGATTTATCAGTAAATTTAAGTAATTATGAAGTTCTTTTTAAAGGAAATATAATCAATTTACCACCAAAGGAATTTGAATTATTAGTTTTTCTTATAAATAATCCTAATAAGGTTTTTACAAGAAAAGAGCTATTAGATGAAATATGGGGAAATGATTATAAGAGTGATTGTAGAACTATAGATGTTCATATTAAAAGATTAAGAGAGAAGTTTGAACCAAACGAAAATTATAAAATAATTACACTTTGGAGAAAAGGCTATAAATTTCAAATAAAATAA
- a CDS encoding ribose-phosphate diphosphokinase has protein sequence MISHERNIKVFTGNSNCKLAQDIADILGVPVGKSKVSTFSDGEISVDINETVRGTDVFIVQSTCSPVNNNLMELLIMIDAFKRASAGRITAVIPYYGYARQDRKAKARDPITAKLVADLVTAAGAHRVLTMDLHASQIQGYFNIPVDHLLGAPILAKHFISKGLAEQDDVVVVSPDLGSVTRARKFADNLHAPIAIIDKRRPKANVSEIMNIIGEVEGKRCILIDDMIDTAGTISNAANALKELGAKNVYACCTHGVLSGPACERLDKSAIEELVLLNTIPVDVEMENMKITALSVAPLFAEAIKRIYDDEPISKLFEV, from the coding sequence ATGATAAGCCACGAAAGAAATATAAAAGTTTTTACTGGAAATTCAAACTGTAAATTAGCACAAGATATAGCAGATATATTGGGTGTGCCAGTAGGAAAATCAAAGGTATCAACTTTTAGTGATGGAGAAATATCTGTCGATATCAATGAAACTGTAAGAGGTACTGATGTATTTATTGTACAATCAACATGTTCTCCTGTTAATAATAATTTAATGGAATTATTAATAATGATAGATGCTTTTAAAAGAGCATCAGCAGGTAGAATAACAGCAGTTATTCCTTACTATGGATATGCAAGACAAGACAGAAAAGCGAAAGCTAGAGATCCAATTACAGCAAAACTAGTTGCTGATTTAGTAACAGCAGCAGGAGCACATAGAGTTTTGACTATGGATTTACATGCATCGCAAATTCAAGGGTATTTCAATATACCAGTTGATCATTTATTAGGAGCACCTATATTAGCTAAGCACTTTATATCAAAAGGTTTAGCAGAACAAGATGATGTGGTTGTAGTATCACCAGACCTAGGAAGTGTAACAAGAGCAAGAAAATTCGCAGATAATCTTCATGCTCCAATAGCCATTATAGATAAAAGAAGACCTAAAGCCAATGTTTCAGAAATTATGAATATTATTGGTGAAGTTGAAGGAAAAAGATGTATATTAATTGATGATATGATAGATACAGCAGGAACAATATCAAATGCAGCTAATGCTCTTAAAGAATTAGGTGCTAAAAATGTTTATGCATGCTGTACGCACGGAGTGTTATCAGGACCAGCATGTGAAAGATTAGATAAATCTGCAATTGAAGAACTAGTATTATTAAATACTATTCCAGTAGATGTAGAAATGGAAAATATGAAAATTACTGCTCTTTCTGTTGCTCCATTATTTGCGGAAGCTATTAAAAGAATATACGATGATGAACCAATAAGTAAATTATTTGAAGTATAA
- the glmU gene encoding bifunctional UDP-N-acetylglucosamine diphosphorylase/glucosamine-1-phosphate N-acetyltransferase GlmU, with translation MYKCALVLAAGQGKRIKSDLPKVLHKVCGKEMVNHVIDTIRKAGIQDANIIIGKGAELVKERTEEKKVTYSLQSEQLGTGHAVQCASEFLKGKKGTVAVFAGDTPLIKESTIKNLFNTHIEAKNAATILTAIVDDPTGYGRIIRSGNEVLKIVEHKDCNEEELKVNEMNSAIYCFDVKLLYESLSKLSNNNEQGEYYLTDVIEILKSAGHNIGAVVTDFEETIGVNSRAQLAQAEEILKDRINLKHMENGVTLIDPKTTYIGIDVEIGKDTIIYPNNIFEGNTIIGERCTIYQNSRIKDSIIKDEVDIQSSVILDSSIGNNTTVGPFAYIRPESKIGEKARIGDFVEIKKSIIGDGTKVSHLTYIGDAEVGKECNFGCGTVVVNYDGKKKYKTIIGNHSFIGCNTNLVSPVEVGDNTYIAAGSTITSEVQEGDLAVARAKQRNIKGWVDKKGLKK, from the coding sequence TGTGCCTTAGTTTTAGCTGCGGGACAAGGAAAAAGAATAAAATCAGATTTACCTAAAGTTTTACATAAAGTATGTGGAAAAGAAATGGTTAATCATGTTATAGATACGATAAGAAAAGCTGGAATACAAGATGCCAATATAATCATAGGAAAAGGAGCAGAACTTGTTAAAGAAAGAACAGAAGAAAAGAAAGTGACTTATTCACTTCAATCTGAACAATTAGGAACAGGTCATGCTGTACAATGTGCATCTGAATTTTTAAAAGGTAAAAAGGGAACAGTTGCAGTTTTTGCTGGAGATACTCCTTTAATTAAGGAATCTACTATTAAAAATTTATTTAATACTCATATTGAAGCAAAAAATGCAGCTACAATATTAACTGCGATTGTTGATGATCCAACAGGTTATGGAAGAATAATAAGAAGCGGCAATGAAGTATTAAAAATTGTGGAACATAAAGACTGTAATGAAGAAGAACTAAAAGTTAATGAAATGAATTCTGCTATATATTGCTTTGATGTAAAATTATTATATGAATCATTAAGCAAACTAAGTAATAACAACGAACAAGGTGAATATTATCTTACAGATGTTATAGAAATATTAAAATCAGCAGGACATAATATAGGAGCAGTTGTAACTGATTTTGAGGAAACTATAGGGGTTAACTCTAGAGCTCAATTAGCTCAAGCTGAAGAAATACTTAAAGATAGAATAAACCTAAAACACATGGAAAATGGGGTTACATTGATAGATCCTAAAACAACATATATAGGTATTGATGTAGAAATAGGAAAAGATACTATAATATATCCTAATAATATTTTTGAGGGCAATACTATTATAGGAGAACGATGTACAATATATCAAAATTCAAGAATAAAGGATAGCATTATAAAAGATGAAGTAGATATTCAATCTTCTGTAATTTTAGACAGCAGTATTGGCAATAATACAACTGTTGGTCCATTTGCATATATAAGACCTGAAAGTAAGATTGGAGAAAAAGCAAGAATAGGTGATTTTGTAGAAATAAAGAAATCTATTATTGGAGATGGAACAAAAGTATCTCATTTAACTTACATAGGTGATGCAGAAGTGGGAAAAGAATGTAATTTTGGCTGTGGTACAGTAGTTGTAAATTATGATGGAAAGAAAAAATATAAAACTATTATTGGAAATCATAGCTTTATAGGATGTAATACAAACCTAGTTTCACCGGTAGAAGTAGGGGATAATACCTACATAGCAGCTGGTTCAACTATTACATCAGAAGTACAAGAAGGTGATCTTGCAGTAGCAAGAGCTAAACAAAGAAATATTAAGGGTTGGGTAGATAAAAAAGGATTAAAAAAATAA